In Oncorhynchus kisutch isolate 150728-3 linkage group LG7, Okis_V2, whole genome shotgun sequence, one DNA window encodes the following:
- the LOC109894062 gene encoding gastrula zinc finger protein 5-1-like — protein sequence MTNCNVMVFHTQIASIMEVLASAAVADVCKLVDDDYAVFRLEITQSQKENRALRRKLQLLELKVARERAERTMQQRVVTSRPRIVKIPDRYKEMARGEGHLTGGHRSFVKPVGDNTWTDDQPITVDEGSGTSTQHVIVIESADAKAAGPGVRGVDPQHSRDIQTGAAVAMEDPATTPAQPSSRHSITEVSGTRNAILRSESETLTVTQRLLHTGSDDRSDTERLGRLGCPPAPGSEYLLYGNRSLVNSHRNSGDALETGNDQSCSYAIEMDPGNISLDLETHTDPSREDWNRYSSSVYSEGCIDKKGEDLVADELTVKVEGDVPPTWNAACAGLSQGRDFLDYSLETNLNVVTHSPLHVLRDRDPVSTSIAPCDLQGRVLFDQVLNSNDRARAQTQGGGATLGNSKEKRFLCMFCSKGFSCTQKVEIHQRIHTGVKPFSCTQCHMRFAQAGHLKRHQRVHTGVKPFSCTQCQMRFAQAGDLKRHQRVHSGEKPFSCQMCEKRFSRQHQLKMHLKVHTGERAFS from the exons ATGACTAACTGTAACGttatggtttttcacactcaaatagcctccatcatggaggtgTTAGCTAGTGCAGCCGTGGcagatgtatgtaaacttgtagacgacgactatgcagtgtttcgtttggaaataactcaaagccagaaagaaaacagggcattgcggaggaaactacagctACTAGAATTGAAGGTGGCACGGGAGCGTGCAGAGAGGACAATGCAACAGCGCGTCGTCACCAGTCGTCCCAGAATTGTCAAGATTCCGGACCGTTACAAAGAaatggcaagag gtgaaggacatctcactggaggccacaggagctttgtgaagccagTGGGAGACAATACATGGACagatgaccaaccaatcactgttgatgaggggagtggaacctcaacccagcatgttattgtgatagag TCTGCAGATGCCAAGGCTGCAGGTCCTGGGGTGAGAGGAGTGGACCCACAGCacagcagagacatccagactgGTGCGGCTGTAGCAATGGAGGACCCCGCCACCACCCCAGCGCAGCCCAGCTCCAGACACAGcatcacggaggtcagtggaacgcGGAATGCCATCCTTAGGTCAGAGTCAGAGACTTTAACTGTGACACAAAGGCTTTTACACACAGGATCTGACGACaggtcagacacagagagactgggcagacTGGGCTGTCCTCCTGCTCCCGGCTCAGAGTATTTACTTTACGGTAACCGAAGCCTGGTTAATTCCCATCGGAACTCCGGTGATGCGTTAGAAACTGGCAATGATCAATCTTGTTCTTACGCTATAGAGATGGACCCTGGCAACATATCCTTAGATTTAGAGACACATACTGATCCGTCTAGAGAGGACTGGAAccggtacagtagtagtgtatactctgaAGGGTGCATAGATAAGAAAGGGGAAGATCTGGTTGCAGATGAATTgactgtgaaagtggagggcgACGTTCCTCCCACATGGAATGCAGCTTGTGCAGGACTCTCACAGGGCAGAGATTTCTTAGATTACAGTTTAGAGACAAATCTAAATGTTGTGACCCACTCCCCTTTACACGTGCTCAGGGATCGCGACCCAGTGTCCACGTCGATTGCGCCTTGCGATTTACAAGGCCGTGTCCTTTTcgatcaggtattgaactcaaacGACAGGGCTAGAGCCCAGACTCAGGGAGGAGGAGCCACATTAGGCAATAgtaaagagaaacggttcctctgcatgttctgtagCAAAGGCTTCAGCTGCACCCAGAAGGTAGAGATCCACCAGAGGATCCACACAGGggtgaaacccttcagctgtacccagtgtcacatgcgctttGCCCAGGCTGGccacctgaagaggcaccagagggtccacacaggggtgaaacccttcagctgtacccagtgtcaaaTGCGCTTCGCTCAGGCTGgtgacctgaagaggcaccagagagtccactcaggggagaaacccttcagctgccagatgtgtgagaagaggttctcccgccagcaccagctgaagatgcacctgaaggtccacacaggagagagggcATTCTCCTGA